From a region of the Chroicocephalus ridibundus chromosome 8, bChrRid1.1, whole genome shotgun sequence genome:
- the WDR24 gene encoding GATOR2 complex protein WDR24, with translation MEKMARVTTALGGNALTGRTMFCHLDAPANAISVCRDAAQVVVAGRNIFKIYSIEEDQFVEKLNLRVGRKPSLNFSCADVVWHQMDENLLATAATNGVVVTWNLGKPSRNKQDQLFTEHKRTVNKVCFHPTEVYMLLSGSQDGYMKCFDLRKKDSVSTFSGQSESVRDVQFSIRDYFTFAATFENGNVQLWDIRRPDRYERMFTAHNGPVFCCDWHPEDRGWLATGGRDKMVKVWDMNTTRAKEIYCVQTIASVARVKWRPECKHHIATCSMMVDHNIYVWDVRRPFIPSAMFEEHKDVTTGIVWRHLHDPYFLLSGSKDSTLYQHIFKDASQPIDRANPEGLCYSLYGDLAFAAKESLISSDSNRKPYIGDRRHPIFFKRKLDPTEQFEYISSSSALSVFETDVESGSMDWFVHTAKQYALAGRPLAELCDHNAKVAKGLDRNQVAQTWTMLRIIYSSLGTVSSTNLNHSMGKGSTTLPLMNSFNLKDIPSGLGSESRLDRSKGESRTENILMDSSSTLINNEDNEETEGSDVPADYLLGDVEADEDDLYMMDHENPHAEEQEYSLPQEAFPLRHEIVDNPSALDHLQEKADSPHVSGNEAETVSLTPVESFSLISISHSLYENRLPSDFFNPIVRDTLLFYAEQGDVQTAVSVLIVLGDRIRKEIDEQTQEHWYTSYIDLLQRFQLWNISNEVIKLSTCRAINCLNQASTTLHVNCSNCKRPMSNRGWICDRCRQCASMCAVCHHVVKGLFVWCQGCSHGGHLQHIMKWLETSSHCPAGCGHLCEYT, from the exons ATGGAGAAAATGGCCAGGGTCACCACAGCCCTGGGGGGTAACGCCCTCACGGGACGGACCATGTTCTGCCACCTGGACGCCCCCGCCAATGCCATCAGCGTGTGCCGTGATGCCGCCCAGGTGGTGGTGGCTGGCCGCAACATCTTCAAGATCTACTCCATCGAGGAGGACCAGTTTGTGGAGAAGCTGAACCTCCGCGTTGGCCGCAAACCCTCCTTGAACTTCAGCTGCGCAGATGTGGTCTGGCACCAGATGGACGAGAACCTGCTGGCCACCGCCGCCACCAACGGCGTGGTCGTCACCTGGAACCTGGGCAAGCCGTCCCGCAACAAGCAGGACCAGCTCTTCACCGAGCACAAGCGCACCGTCAACAAGGTCTGCTTCCACCCCACTGAGGTCTACATGCTCCTCAGTGGCTCCCAGGATGGCTACATGAAATGCTTTGACCTGCGCAAGAAGGACTCTGTCAGCACCTTCTCTG GCCAGTCGGAGAGCGTGCGTGATGTCCAGTTCAGCATCAGGGACTACTTCACCTTCGCTGCCACCTTTGAGAATGGGAATGTGCAGCTGTGGGACATCCGTCGGCCGGACCGCTACGAGAGGATGTTCACGGCCCACAACGGGCCTGTCTTCTGCTGTGACTGGCACCCGGAGGACAG GGGCTGGCTGGCAACAGGCGGCCGGGATAAGATGGTGAAGGTGTGGGACATGAACACCACGCGGGCGAAGGAGATCTACTGCGTGCAGACCATCGCCTCGGTGGCCCGGGTGAAGTGGCGCCCGGAGTGCAAGCACCACATCGCCACCTGCTCCATGATGGTGGACCACAACATCTATGTCTGGGACGTTCGGCGTCCCTTCATCCCTTCCGCCATGTTCGAGGAGCACAAGGACGTCACCACAGGCATCGTGTGGCGTCACCTCCATGACCCTTATTTCCTCCTGTCGGGTTCCAAAGACAGTACCCTGTACCAGCACATTTTCAAGGACGCCAGCCAGCCCATCGACCGGGCCAACCCCGAGGGGCTGTGCTACAGCCTCTACGGAGACCTGGCCTTCGCTGCCAAAGAGAGCCTCATCTCCTCTGACTCCAACCGCAAGCCCTACATCGGGGACCGGCGTCACCCCATCTTCTTCAAGCGCAAGCTGGACCCCACAGAGCAGTTTGAGTACATCTCCTCCTCCAGCGCCCTCAGCGTCTTCGAGACGGACGTGGAGAGCGGCAGCATGGACTGGTTCGTGCACACCGCCAAGCAGTACGCGCTGGCTGGCAGGCCCCTGGCCGAGCTCTGCGACCACAACGCCAAGGTAGCCAAGGGCTTGGACCGCAACCAG GTGGCTCAAACGTGGACGATGCTGCGGATTATCTATTCCAGCCTGGGCACCGTGTCCTCCACCAACCTCAACCACAGCATGGGGAAAGGCAGCACCACCCTCCCACTCATGAACAG CTTTAACCTGAAGGACATCCCCTCTGGGCTGGGCAGCGAGTCGAGACTGGACCGCAGCAAAGGAGAAAGCCGCACGGAAAACATCCTCATGGATTCCTCCTCCACCCTGATCAACAACGAGG ACAACGAGGAGACAGAGGGCAGCGACGTCCCTGCGGACTATCTGCTGGGAGACGTGGAAGCAGATGAGGATGATCTGTACATGATGGATCACGAGAACCCGCACG CTGAGGAGCAGGAATACAGCCTTCCCCAAGAAGCCTTCCCCCTGCGCCACGAAATTGTGGACAACCCATCGGCCTTGGACCACCTGCAAGAAAAGGCTGACTCCCCTCATGTCAGCGGCAACGAGGCAGAGACGGTGTCACTGACGCCCGTGGAGTCCTTCTCCCTCATCTCCATCTCCCACTCGCTCTATGAGAACCGCCTGCCCTCCGACTTCTTCAATCCCATCGTGCGGGACACGCTCCTCTTCTACGCCGAGCAGGGAGACGTGCAGACAGCTGTGTCTGTCCTCATCGTGCTGGGAGACCGCATCCGCAAGGAGATTGACGAGCAGACCCAG GAGCACTGGTACACGTCCTACATCGACCTGCTGCAGCGCTTCCAGCTCTGGAACATCTCCAACGAGGTGATCAAGCTGAGCACGTGCCGCGCCATCAACTGCCTCAACCAGGCTTCCACCACCCTCCACGTCAACTGCAGCAACTGCAAGCGGCCCATGAGCAACCGGGGCTGGATCTGCGACCG GTGTCGGCAGTGTGCCAGCATGTGTGCCGTCTGTCACCACGTCGTGAAGGGGCTCTTCGTCTGGTGCCAGGGCTGTAGCCACGGTGGCCACCTCCAGCACATCATGAAGTGGCTGGAGACCAGCTCCCACTGCCCCGCCGGCTGCGGCCACCTCTGCGAGTACACCTGA
- the JMJD8 gene encoding jmjC domain-containing protein 8 isoform X1, producing the protein MAAARRLLSLLLPLTWARPAACADPPGGGWLAGSVPEEERCTVERADASLTYSLFLQRYGRPLPRGGTGRHRNRGFAFSRPVILRGFTDNSAFRALCTREKLLAAFGALPVRLSTANTYSYRKVDVPFQEYVEQLLKPQDPARLGSDTLYFFGDNNFTEWGSLFQQYVPPPFRIPGTSPAYSFGIAGSGSGVPFHWHGPGYSEVIFGRKRWFLYPPDKTPHFHPNETTLAWLHRTYPALPPAQRPLECTLRPGEVLYFPDRWWHATLNLDTSVFISTFLG; encoded by the exons ATGGCGGCCGCGCGGcggctgctctccctgctgctgccgctgacctGGGCCCGGCCCGCTGCCTGCGCCGACCCGCCGGGCGGCGGATG GCTGGCGGGCTCGGTGCCGGAGGAGGAGCGGTGCACCGTGGAGCGGGCCGACGCTTCCCTCACCTACTCTCTCTTCCTGCAGCGGTACGGGCGgccgctgccccggggcgggACGGGCAGGCACCGGAACCGGGG GTTCGCCTTCTCCCGCCCGGTCATCCTCCGCGGATTCACGGACAACTCG gccTTCCGTGCCCTCTGCACCCGGGAGAAGCTGCTGGCGGCCTTCGGGGCCCTCCCGGTGCGGCTCAGCACGGCCAACACCTACTCCTACCGCAAAG TGGACGTGCCCTTCCAGGAGTacgtggagcagctgctgaagccgCAGGATCCAGCCCGGCTGGGCAGCG acACTCTCTACTTTTTCGGGGACAACAACTTCACCGAGTGGGGTTCCCTCTTCCAGCAGTACGTGCCCCCCCCGTTCCGCATTCCGGGCACCAGCCCTGCCTACAGCTTTGGGATCGCAG GCTCTGGCTCTGGTGTTCCCTTCCACTGGCACGGCCCCGGTTACTCCGAGGTGATCTTTGGCAGGAAG CGCTGGTTTCTGTACCCACCGGATAAAACGCCCCATTTCCACCCCAACGAGACGACGCTGGCCTGGCTCCACCGCACGTACCCCGCGCTGCCGCCGGCTCAGCGCCCGCTGGAGTGCACCCTCCGCCCCGGCGAG GTCCTGTACTTTCCCGACCGCTGGTGGCACGCCACGCTCAACCTGGACACCAGCGTCTTCATCTCCACCTTCCTGGGGTAG
- the FBXL16 gene encoding F-box/LRR-repeat protein 16 yields MSNPRNGDTKPPCLPRNGLVKIPTQPNGLGSASITKGTPAVKNRLCQPSSVPAILSPALAHRSDLPIPSLASPLSLAALAGVSSPPGASLVGLNTSEGSEQPSPERLPGSPSERQLAVDEKILNRLFWYFSACEKCVLAQVCKAWRRVLYQPKFWVGLTPVLHTKELYNILPSGEKEFVSLQGFAVRGFDGFCLVGVSDLDICEFIDNYPLSKKGVKSMSLKRSTITDAGLEVMLEQMQGVVRLELSGCNDFTEAGLWSSLNARITALSVSDCINVADDAIAAISQLLPNLTELNLQAYHVTDTALAYFTAKQGYTTHTLRLNSCWEITNHGVVNMVHSLPNLSVLSLSGCSKVTDDGVELVAENLRKLRSLDLSWCPRITDMALEYIACDLHKLEELVLDRCVRITDTGLSYLSTMSSLRSLYLRWCCQVQDFGLKHLLSMGSLRLLSLAGCPLLTTTGLSGLVQLQELEELELTNCPGATPELFKYFSQHLPCCMVIE; encoded by the exons ATGTCGAACCCGAGAAACGGTGACACCAAGCCCCCATGTTTACCCCGCAATGGACTGGTGAAGATCCCCACGCAACCCAACGGCCTCGGCTCCGCCAGCATCACCAAAGGCACCCCTGCCGTCAAGAACCGCCTGTGCCAGCCTTCCTCCGTGCCTGCCATCCTCAGCCCGGCCTTAGCCCACCGCAGCGACctgcccatccccagcctggcCTCCCCGCTCTCCTTGGCCGCTCTGGCCGGCGTCTCCTCCCCTCCCGGCGCTTCCTTGGTGGGACTGAACACGAGCGAAGGCTCGGAGCAGCCCTCACCGGAGCGGCTGCCCGGCTCGCCCTCGGAAAGGCAGCTGGCAGTGGACGAGAAGATCCTCAATCGCTTGTTCTGGTACTTTTCGGCGTGCGAGAAGTGCGTGCTGGCACAGGTGTGCAAGGCGTGGCGGCGGGTGCTCTACCAACCCAAGTTCTGGGTGGGCTTGACACCCGTCCTGCACACCAAAGAGCTCTACAACATCTTGCCCAGCGGCGAGAAGGAGTTTGTCAGCCTGCAGGGCTTCGCTGTCCGCGGCTTCGACGGCTTCTGCCTTGTGGGGGTCTCCGACCTGGACATTTGTGAGTTCATTGACAACTACCCCCTCTCCAAGAAGGGGGTCAAGTCCATGAGCCTTAAGAGGTCGACCATCACGGATGCGGGGTTGGAG GTGatgctggagcagatgcaggGGGTGGTGCGGCTGGAGCTGTCGGGCTGCAACGACTTCACAGAGGCCGGGCTGTGGTCTAGCCTCAACGCCCGCATCACGGCGCTGAGTGTCAGCGACTGCATCAACGTGGCCGACGACGCCATCGCCGCCATCTCGCAGCTCCTGCCCAACCTCACCGAGCTCAACCTTCAAGCCTACCACGTGACGGACACGGCGCTCGCCTACTTCACCGCCAAGCAAGGTTACACCACCCACACCCTCCGCCTCAACTCCTGCTGGGAGATCACCAACCACGGCGTGGTCAACATGGTCCACAGCCTGCCCAACCTGAGCGTCCTCAGCCTCTCGGGCTGCTCCAAGGTGACAGATGACGGCGTGGAGTTGGTGGCCGAGAACCTGCGGAAGCTGCGCAGCCTTGACCTCTCCTGGTGCCCTCGCATCACCGACATGGCCCTGGAGTACATCGCCTGCGACCTGCAcaagctggaggagctggtgctCGACAG GTGCGTGCGGATCACCGACACTGGCCTCAGCTACCTGTCCACCATGTCATCCCTGCGGAGCCTCTACCTGCGCTGGTGCTGCCAG gtgcAGGATTTTGGCCTGAAGCATCTCCTGAGCATGGGCAGCCTGCGCCTCCTCTCGCTGGCCG GTTGCCCCTTGCTGACCACCACGGGGCTGTCGGGGCTGgtgcagctgcaggagctggaggagctggagctcaCCAACTGCCCCGGGGCCACCCCGGAGCTCTTCAAGTACTTCTCCCAGCACCTCCCGTGCTGCATGGTCATCGAGTAG
- the JMJD8 gene encoding jmjC domain-containing protein 8 isoform X2 yields MAAARRLLSLLLPLTWARPAACADPPGGGWLAGSVPEEERCTVERADASLTYSLFLQRFAFSRPVILRGFTDNSAFRALCTREKLLAAFGALPVRLSTANTYSYRKVDVPFQEYVEQLLKPQDPARLGSDTLYFFGDNNFTEWGSLFQQYVPPPFRIPGTSPAYSFGIAGSGSGVPFHWHGPGYSEVIFGRKRWFLYPPDKTPHFHPNETTLAWLHRTYPALPPAQRPLECTLRPGEVLYFPDRWWHATLNLDTSVFISTFLG; encoded by the exons ATGGCGGCCGCGCGGcggctgctctccctgctgctgccgctgacctGGGCCCGGCCCGCTGCCTGCGCCGACCCGCCGGGCGGCGGATG GCTGGCGGGCTCGGTGCCGGAGGAGGAGCGGTGCACCGTGGAGCGGGCCGACGCTTCCCTCACCTACTCTCTCTTCCTGCAGCG GTTCGCCTTCTCCCGCCCGGTCATCCTCCGCGGATTCACGGACAACTCG gccTTCCGTGCCCTCTGCACCCGGGAGAAGCTGCTGGCGGCCTTCGGGGCCCTCCCGGTGCGGCTCAGCACGGCCAACACCTACTCCTACCGCAAAG TGGACGTGCCCTTCCAGGAGTacgtggagcagctgctgaagccgCAGGATCCAGCCCGGCTGGGCAGCG acACTCTCTACTTTTTCGGGGACAACAACTTCACCGAGTGGGGTTCCCTCTTCCAGCAGTACGTGCCCCCCCCGTTCCGCATTCCGGGCACCAGCCCTGCCTACAGCTTTGGGATCGCAG GCTCTGGCTCTGGTGTTCCCTTCCACTGGCACGGCCCCGGTTACTCCGAGGTGATCTTTGGCAGGAAG CGCTGGTTTCTGTACCCACCGGATAAAACGCCCCATTTCCACCCCAACGAGACGACGCTGGCCTGGCTCCACCGCACGTACCCCGCGCTGCCGCCGGCTCAGCGCCCGCTGGAGTGCACCCTCCGCCCCGGCGAG GTCCTGTACTTTCCCGACCGCTGGTGGCACGCCACGCTCAACCTGGACACCAGCGTCTTCATCTCCACCTTCCTGGGGTAG
- the LOC134520024 gene encoding basic proline-rich protein-like: MPCPSLMPCPHGDVPGELPASSSPGWWSSPWGMHSAPRASPVPAGLAGTGRQFGPAGSLLSLWSWHSPIVTNACQLRALEGTYWGGPMSRRHFHAKKGHNYWRSLRAGGVSGQGESPCTCPQGRGHSWGGCPPMPPAQGVPTPWGVRCGVPSIPSSPHSRGQPRLAGPGPLSLLGAWGPSLPGARRVVAGVPMLGPGQQPTSLLHNSSLCKPPAPHWPPLPSHPHRPGDAEGSCPTPPACPHGDGTLAPEHHPGPRASPVQPDHRCQNWTAVRRVPSPRQPPSPSAGCLPVTRRLAMGDFSQLGMKS; encoded by the coding sequence ATGCCCTGTCCCTCCCTGATGCCCTGTCCCCACGGGGATGTCCCAGGGGAAttgccagccagcagcagcccagggtgGTGGTCCAGCCCTTGGGGGATGCACAGTGCTCCCAGAGCCAGCCCAgtgccagcagggctggcaggcaCAGGGAGGCAGTTTGGCCCTGCGGGGTCCCTGTTGTCCCTTTGGTCCTGGCACAGCCCCATTGTCACTAACGCCTGCCAGCTCCGGGCCCTGGAGGGGACATATTGGGGTGGCCCCATGTCCCGGCGACATTTTCATGCCAAGAAGGGTCACAACTACTGGAGGAGTCTCCGGGCAGGGGGAGTCTCCGGGCAGGGGGAGTCTCCGTGCACATGCCCCcaggggaggggacacagctggggtggATGCCCCCCTATGCCACCAGCTCAGGGGGTACCCACACCCTGGGGTGTCCGATGTGGGGTGCCCAGCATACCCAGCTCACCCCACAGCCGTGGGCAACCCCGGCTCGCTGGGCCAGGCCCCCTGAGCCTCCTTGGAGCATGGGGACCCTCCCTCCCGGGTGCCAGGAGGGTGGTGGCCGGTGTCCCCATGCTCGGGCCAGGGCAGCAGCCAACATCACTCCTCCACAACTCATCTTTATGCAAACCGCCAGCACCCCATTGGCCTCCGCTGCCCTCCCATCCCCACCGCCCGGGGGATGCTGAAGGGTCTTGCCCCACGCCCCCAGCGTGTCCCCACGGCGATGGGACCCTGGCCCCAGAGCATCACCCTGGGCCCCGAGCATCACCGGTCCAGCCGGACCACCGGTGCCAAAACTGGACCGCAGTGCGCCGGGTGCCGTCGCCGCGGCAACCGCCGTCGCCTAGCGCCGGCTGTCTCCCGGTAACCCGTCGCCTAGCAATGGGGGATTTTTCACAGCTCGGGATGAAGAGTTGA
- the METRN gene encoding meteorin encodes MWALRALCLAGLGAALGGASADQCSWRGSGLSQEAGSVEQLSLHCAEGSLEWLYPTGALRLRLDPRLPPTTAAIKGQSPWHVTACVKPSGTFRGAQLYLEREGVLELLLPEAPRPRVRCFSWLPREKVALFLQATPHRDISRRIAAFRYELRGDWLARPALPAASLTGEGACRPCNDTEILMAICTSDFVIRGSIRSVSNDAELQESVIGVSATRIHRQKFPLFQVGGRGGRAAGSIRTPLRCGVKPGPGTFLFTGWLHFGEAWLSCAPRYRDFQRIYEGARRMRQNPCEFPVD; translated from the exons ATGTGGGCGCTGCGGGCGCTGTGCCTGGCCGGGCTGGGCGCGGCGCTCGGCGGAGCCTCGGCGGATCAGTGCAGCTGGAGGGGCAG CGGGCTGTCGCAGGAGGCAGGCAGCGTGGAACAGCTCTCCCTGCACTGCGCCGAGGGCTCGCTGGAGTGGCTGTACCCCACGGGGGCCCTTCGCCTCCGCCTGGACCCCCGTCTgccccccaccaccgccgccatcaagggccAGAGCCCCTGGCACGTCACCGCTTGCGTCAAACCTTCCGGTACCTTCCGGGGAGCTCAGCTCTACCTGGAGAGGGAGGgggtgctggagctgctgttgCCGGAggccccccggccccgcgtccGTTGCTTCAGCTGGCTGCCCCGGGAGAAGGTGGCTCTGTTCCTGCAGGCCACCCCGCACCGTGACATCAGTCGCCGCATCGCCGCCTTCCGCTACGAGCTGCGGGGGGACTGGCTCgcccgcccggcgctgcccgccgccagccTCACCGGAGAAG GAGCGTGCCGGCCGTGCAACGACACCGAGATCCTGATGGCCATTTGCACTAGTGACTTTG TGATCCGCGGCAGCATCCGGAGTGTCTCCAACGATGCGGAGCTGCAGGAATCCGTCATCGGGGTGAGCGCCACTCGCATCCACCGCCAAAAGTTTCCCCTCTTCcaggtgggggggcggggggggcgggcggcgggcagcaTCCGCACCCCGCTGCGCTGTGGCGTCAAGCCGGGCCCCGGCACCTTCCTCTTCACCGGGTGGCTGCATTTCGGCGAAGCTTGGCTGAGCTGCGCGCCCCGCTATAGGGACTTCCAGCGCATCTACGAGGGGGCACGGCGTATGCGCCAGAACCCCTGCGAGTTCCCCGTGGACTGA
- the STUB1 gene encoding E3 ubiquitin-protein ligase CHIP, with translation MKGKEEREGGAAGAGAAGAGAGGAGGGSPEKSHSAQEHKEQGNRLFGGRKYPEAAACYGRAINRNPLVAVYYTNRALCYLKMQQHDKALADCKRALELDGQSVKAHFFLGQCQMEMENYDEAIANLQRAYNLAKEQRLNFGDDIPSALRIAKKKRWNSIEEKRINQENELHSYLTKLIMAEKERELAECRKTQQEENTDESRSRVQLASIEAKHDKYLADMDELFSQVDEKRKKRDIPDYLCGKISFELMREPCITPSGITYDRKDIEEHLQRVGHFDPVTRSPLTQDQLIPNLAMKEVIDAFISENGWVEDY, from the exons atgaaggggaaggaggagcgggagggaggcgcggcgggggccggggcggcgggagcgggcgcggggggagcggggggcggcagcCCCGAGAAGAGCCACAGCGCGCAGGAGCACAAGGAGCAGGGAAACCGGCTCTTCGGCGGCCGCAAGTACCCCGAGGCCGCCGCCTGCTACGGCCGCGCCATC AACCGCAACCCCTTGGTGGCCGTCTACTACACCAACCGAGCCCTCTGCTACCTGAAGATGCAGCAGCACGACAAGGCGCTGGCGGACTGCAAGCGCGCCCTGGAGCTGGATGGCCAGTCAGTGAAGGCTCATTTCTTCCTGGGCCAGTGCCAGATGGAGATGGAGAATTACGACGAGGCCATCGCCAACCTGCAGAGAG cctACAACCTTGCCAAGGAGCAGCGGCTGAATTTTGGGGACGATATCCCCAGCGCACTGCGCATCGCCAAGAAGAAACGCTGGAACAGCATCGAGGAGAAGCGCATCAACCAGGAGAACGAGCTGCACTCCTACCTGACCAAGCTGATCATGGCAGAGAAGGAGAG GGAGCTGGCCGAGTGCCGAAAGActcagcaggaagaaaacacGGACGAGAGCCGGAGCCGAGTTCAGCTGGCCAGCATCGAGGCAAAACAC GACAAGTACCTGGCGGACATGGACGAGCTCTTCTCTCAAGTGGATGAGAAGAGGAAG AAGCGGGACATCCCTGACTACCTGTGCGGGAAGATCAGTTTCGAGCTGATGAGGGAGCCCTGCATCACACCCAGCGGCATCACCTACGACAGGAAGGACATCGAGGAACATCTCCAG CGCGTGGGTCATTTCGATCCGGTGACGCGGAGTCCCCTGACCCAGGACCAGCTCATCCCCAACCTCGCCATGAAGGAGGTGATAGACGCGTTCATCTCGGAGAACGGCTGGGTGGAGGATTACTGA